Proteins found in one Vallitalea guaymasensis genomic segment:
- a CDS encoding ComF family protein yields MIINKLGDELLSIIYPKRCPICMDIIPINEEERICESCVEDLPYIMEPRCKKCSKPLNSELAEHCFDCTKNEHDYTRGWAVWLYEGKLKKALQRYKNNNNKNYGRIFSKEVVTLYKREIVEAHVDLIIPVPLHIKKQRKRGYNQAEIIAANIGKYLDIPCNTNCVLRTINTKPQKNLSDKERVSNMKKAFKVIKPDEITGKTILICDDIYTTGNTIDSLAKELLINGAKEVFFITIAIGKGY; encoded by the coding sequence ATGATAATTAATAAATTAGGAGATGAATTACTTAGCATAATTTATCCAAAACGGTGTCCCATATGTATGGATATTATACCTATTAATGAGGAAGAAAGAATTTGTGAGTCATGTGTAGAAGACCTTCCTTATATTATGGAACCCAGATGTAAAAAATGTAGCAAGCCCCTTAATAGTGAATTGGCTGAGCATTGTTTTGATTGCACTAAAAATGAACATGACTATACAAGAGGTTGGGCAGTGTGGTTATATGAAGGTAAGCTGAAAAAGGCTCTACAAAGATATAAAAACAACAATAATAAAAATTATGGTAGAATTTTCTCGAAAGAAGTAGTAACATTATATAAAAGGGAGATAGTCGAAGCACATGTTGATCTAATAATTCCTGTACCTCTGCACATAAAAAAACAGAGAAAAAGAGGTTATAACCAAGCTGAAATTATCGCCGCAAATATAGGAAAGTATTTAGATATACCTTGCAATACTAATTGTGTTTTAAGAACAATAAATACTAAGCCTCAAAAAAATCTTTCAGACAAAGAAAGAGTTAGCAATATGAAAAAAGCTTTTAAAGTTATTAAACCTGATGAAATAACAGGTAAGACAATATTGATTTGTGACGATATATATACTACAGGAAATACTATTGACAGTCTTGCAAAGGAATTATTGATTAATGGAGCAAAAGAAGTATTTTTTATTACAATTGCAATAGGAAAAGGATATTAA
- the flgM gene encoding flagellar biosynthesis anti-sigma factor FlgM: MRINGIKNVNNAYKVNQTDRISKVSKVKKEKDSLAISDIAKELQIAKKAVKNAPDIRQDKVNDIKKRIQSGSYNVSAREVADKIVDSYFDKRG, translated from the coding sequence ATGAGAATAAATGGAATTAAAAATGTTAACAACGCTTACAAAGTTAACCAGACAGATAGAATATCCAAAGTATCAAAGGTCAAGAAAGAGAAAGACTCACTAGCTATATCAGATATCGCAAAAGAATTACAGATAGCTAAAAAAGCAGTTAAAAATGCACCTGATATTAGACAGGATAAAGTTAACGACATAAAGAAACGTATACAATCTGGTTCATACAACGTTAGTGCTAGAGAAGTAGCCGATAAAATAGTAGACAGCTATTTTGATAAAAGAGGTTAA
- the recD2 gene encoding SF1B family DNA helicase RecD2, producing METQQVIEGIIEEIIYRNENNGYCVCEISMEEEDITCVGTMLGVSEGEQIRAVGEYVSHHTYGRQFQIESYQSFIPQDRHSVLRYLSSGAIKGIGPALAKRIVKKFGDDSFRIIEEEPETLALVKGISEKKANEVANIFYEQREMRKTIIFLQEYGISLTYAIKIYNRYKERTMDIVGNNPYKLAEDIIGIGFKTADEIAMKMGIDKDSVHRVKAGIMFILGRASLNGHTYLPKNDLIDKAEEMLLVPYELIENALIELQINKQIISKEVEDRVITYNMMFYHLELNVARKIYDLAQFDYDLPGNVDNEIKVIEENSDIVFDDYQRQAIKEGIKNGVIVVTGGPGTGKTTTINSIIDLLERQGLDVMLAAPTGRAAKRMTEATGRQAQTIHRLLEISFMNSEDNNNKFEKHEDNPLECDALIIDEASMVDIVLMNSLLKAVIPGTRLIIVGDKDQLPSVGPGNVLKDIIESNKVKVVKLEKIFRQARESAIIMNAHKINSGEHIDLANKKSDFFYIKRATAGSILDEMKTLTKTRLPKFANCSPFDGIQILSPMRKGLLGTINLNKELQATLNPPKKDKNEKVFRDVLFREGDKVMQIKNNYNLAWQIKNEYNFTIDEGVGVFNGDIGTIIEINQYTNKLKVKFEDDKVVEYEYANLEELELAYAVTIHKSQGSEYPVVVIPLLTGPSMLLIRNLLYTAVTRAKKYVVIVGLDTTIYQMIDNDKEIERYSTLRLRIQEIFDTMNEVGV from the coding sequence ATGGAAACTCAGCAAGTTATTGAAGGAATAATTGAAGAGATTATATATAGAAATGAGAATAATGGATATTGTGTGTGTGAGATTAGTATGGAAGAAGAGGATATTACCTGTGTTGGGACAATGCTGGGGGTATCTGAAGGAGAGCAGATTAGAGCGGTTGGAGAATATGTTTCTCATCATACTTATGGTAGGCAATTCCAGATAGAAAGCTATCAAAGTTTTATACCACAGGATAGGCATTCTGTTTTAAGGTATCTGTCTTCGGGAGCGATTAAGGGGATTGGACCAGCTCTTGCCAAGAGGATTGTTAAGAAGTTTGGTGATGATTCTTTTAGGATTATAGAAGAGGAACCAGAGACTCTTGCTTTGGTAAAAGGTATAAGTGAGAAGAAAGCTAACGAAGTAGCTAATATTTTTTATGAGCAGAGAGAAATGAGAAAGACAATAATATTTTTACAAGAGTATGGTATTTCATTGACCTATGCAATAAAGATATATAATAGGTACAAAGAACGTACTATGGACATTGTTGGGAACAATCCTTACAAACTTGCTGAAGATATAATAGGAATAGGTTTTAAGACGGCTGATGAAATAGCAATGAAGATGGGAATTGATAAAGATTCAGTTCATAGGGTCAAGGCTGGAATTATGTTTATTCTGGGCAGAGCTTCTCTTAATGGACATACTTATCTACCTAAGAATGATTTGATAGATAAGGCAGAAGAAATGTTGTTGGTTCCTTATGAATTGATAGAGAATGCCTTAATTGAGTTACAGATCAATAAACAAATCATCAGTAAGGAAGTTGAAGATAGAGTTATTACCTATAATATGATGTTTTATCATTTGGAGTTGAATGTGGCTAGAAAGATATATGATCTAGCGCAATTTGATTATGATTTACCTGGCAATGTAGATAATGAGATTAAAGTTATTGAAGAAAATTCAGATATTGTTTTCGATGATTATCAAAGACAAGCTATAAAAGAAGGAATTAAGAATGGGGTTATAGTTGTGACTGGAGGTCCTGGAACAGGTAAGACAACAACTATTAATTCCATAATAGATTTATTAGAAAGACAAGGGTTAGATGTAATGTTAGCTGCACCTACAGGTAGGGCTGCCAAGAGAATGACGGAAGCTACAGGAAGGCAGGCGCAAACTATACATCGACTTTTGGAAATTTCTTTTATGAACAGTGAAGATAATAATAATAAATTTGAGAAACATGAGGATAATCCTTTAGAGTGTGATGCTTTGATTATTGATGAAGCGTCTATGGTTGATATTGTTTTGATGAATAGTTTATTGAAGGCGGTTATTCCAGGTACTAGACTTATCATTGTTGGTGATAAGGACCAATTACCATCGGTAGGACCAGGAAATGTATTAAAAGATATTATAGAGAGTAATAAAGTTAAGGTAGTAAAATTAGAGAAGATATTTCGTCAAGCTAGAGAAAGTGCAATTATTATGAATGCACATAAGATTAATTCAGGAGAACATATTGATCTAGCCAATAAGAAGAGTGATTTTTTCTACATAAAAAGGGCTACTGCAGGAAGTATCTTGGATGAGATGAAAACTCTGACTAAGACTAGATTACCCAAATTTGCTAATTGTTCACCTTTTGATGGGATTCAGATACTATCTCCTATGAGGAAAGGACTTCTTGGTACTATTAATCTCAACAAGGAATTACAAGCAACCTTGAATCCACCTAAAAAAGATAAGAATGAGAAAGTCTTCCGTGATGTTTTATTCAGGGAAGGCGATAAGGTCATGCAGATAAAAAACAATTATAACTTAGCATGGCAGATAAAAAATGAGTATAACTTTACTATTGATGAAGGTGTCGGTGTATTTAATGGTGACATTGGAACTATAATAGAGATTAATCAATATACCAATAAATTAAAGGTGAAGTTTGAAGATGATAAAGTGGTTGAATATGAATATGCTAATCTTGAAGAGTTGGAATTGGCTTATGCAGTTACGATTCATAAATCACAAGGAAGTGAATATCCAGTAGTTGTTATTCCTCTTTTGACTGGACCATCCATGCTTCTTATAAGGAATCTATTATATACTGCGGTTACTCGTGCTAAAAAGTATGTAGTAATTGTGGGACTAGATACTACTATATATCAGATGATTGATAATGATAAAGAGATTGAACGGTATTCTACACTTAGATTAAGAATACAAGAGATATTTGATACCATGAATGAAGTTGGTGTATAG
- a CDS encoding flagellar protein yields MNVRNCVKCGKIFNYITGVPMCPACKSDLEDQFQVTKKYIRDNPHANIAQVAEECDVSIKLIHQWVREERLIFAEGSAIGIECELCGKTIRTGRFCEQCKHDIQHNLDGAYDKKSAIQKLKDDKVKNKMRYLNKDNMR; encoded by the coding sequence ATGAATGTAAGAAATTGTGTGAAATGTGGGAAAATATTTAATTATATAACAGGTGTACCTATGTGCCCTGCATGTAAAAGCGATTTAGAGGATCAATTCCAGGTGACTAAGAAATACATTAGAGACAACCCTCACGCTAATATAGCTCAAGTGGCAGAAGAATGTGATGTTTCTATTAAACTCATACATCAATGGGTACGTGAGGAGAGACTTATATTTGCTGAAGGCTCAGCTATAGGTATTGAATGTGAGTTATGTGGTAAGACCATTAGAACAGGTAGATTCTGTGAACAATGTAAACATGATATCCAACATAATCTAGATGGTGCATATGATAAAAAGAGTGCCATACAAAAATTGAAAGACGATAAAGTTAAGAATAAGATGAGATATCTAAATAAAGATAACATGAGATAA
- the flgK gene encoding flagellar hook-associated protein FlgK produces MNSRGDNVSSISSLSRAISGLQASQYGLQATAHNMANVNTPGYVRQQVLMKDSTYIKIGSNGYSNLMVGMGTDVQALRQVRDMFLDGAFRNEVSRYGYYNSGADALDEIQTILGETEGESMEKILEKFWKSLNELSKHPDGKEARGTFVQSAVLFVNKANLIMEQLDEYQMNLNKQVTDKVDEINRLGEEISMLNDKIVKYEINGDNANDYRDARNNALDKLANIIDITYKEDKLGNVIVKAEGFDFVSVGNVNKIELEQAVPNSPLVSPIWKATGKRVFNLDTEISPEKENDRGSLKGILLSRGTRRANFKDTEDENNFNDNVKPSVIMRTQAKFDLFVHRLVTVVNDTIAPTTKDGPFGLDGSRDIEIFKRKHMDRYDGSGSYIDEVSTNPNSLYSAGNLEINPEVLNDYDKICITRVQGEVQNNDVVEEIKARWQDPFLNEYPGSDSKLNINEYYVSFVGDIGNVGKVTKTQMQNQQILIAQIDNQRSILMGVSSDEELGNMMKYQHAYNASARVVTVVDQMLEQVINRLGLVGR; encoded by the coding sequence ATGAACAGTAGAGGTGATAATGTGTCGTCAATAAGTAGTTTATCTAGAGCCATATCAGGATTACAAGCTAGTCAATATGGATTACAAGCAACTGCACATAATATGGCTAATGTTAATACACCAGGTTACGTTAGACAACAAGTCCTAATGAAAGATTCAACTTATATAAAAATAGGTAGCAATGGATATAGTAACCTAATGGTCGGTATGGGTACAGATGTACAGGCTTTACGTCAAGTTAGAGATATGTTTCTTGACGGAGCATTCAGAAATGAAGTAAGTAGGTACGGATATTATAATTCAGGTGCAGATGCTTTAGATGAGATACAAACAATTCTAGGAGAAACAGAAGGGGAAAGTATGGAAAAGATACTTGAAAAGTTCTGGAAATCCCTTAATGAACTCTCTAAGCATCCTGATGGGAAAGAAGCAAGAGGTACATTTGTTCAAAGTGCTGTTCTATTTGTAAATAAAGCTAATCTTATTATGGAACAATTAGATGAATATCAAATGAATCTTAATAAACAGGTTACTGACAAAGTAGATGAGATAAATAGATTAGGCGAAGAAATAAGTATGCTTAATGATAAAATCGTTAAATATGAAATAAATGGTGACAATGCTAACGATTATAGAGATGCAAGGAACAATGCTTTAGACAAATTAGCAAATATCATTGATATAACTTACAAAGAAGACAAGCTTGGAAATGTTATAGTTAAAGCTGAAGGTTTTGATTTTGTATCGGTGGGTAATGTGAACAAAATTGAGCTTGAACAAGCTGTACCTAACAGTCCTCTAGTATCTCCTATATGGAAAGCAACTGGTAAAAGAGTATTCAATTTAGATACAGAAATTTCACCAGAAAAAGAAAATGATAGGGGTTCTCTAAAAGGAATATTACTATCAAGAGGAACTAGACGAGCTAATTTTAAAGATACAGAGGATGAAAATAATTTCAATGATAATGTAAAGCCTTCTGTTATTATGAGGACTCAAGCTAAATTTGATTTATTTGTTCATCGTCTTGTAACCGTTGTTAATGATACTATAGCACCTACAACAAAGGATGGTCCTTTTGGGTTAGATGGTTCTAGGGATATAGAGATTTTTAAGAGAAAGCATATGGATAGGTATGATGGTAGTGGTTCATACATTGATGAAGTTAGTACAAATCCGAATTCATTATATTCAGCTGGTAATCTAGAAATCAACCCTGAAGTATTAAATGATTATGATAAAATATGTATTACTAGAGTTCAAGGTGAGGTTCAAAATAATGATGTTGTAGAAGAAATTAAAGCTAGATGGCAAGATCCATTTTTAAATGAATATCCTGGTTCTGATTCGAAATTAAATATAAATGAATATTATGTGAGCTTTGTTGGAGATATAGGTAATGTAGGAAAAGTTACCAAGACACAAATGCAGAATCAACAAATACTTATCGCACAGATAGATAATCAAAGAAGCATTCTTATGGGTGTATCATCTGATGAGGAATTAGGTAATATGATGAAATATCAGCATGCATATAATGCATCTGCAAGAGTTGTAACTGTAGTAGATCAGATGTTAGAACAAGTTATTAATAGATTAGGTCTTGTAGGAAGATAG
- a CDS encoding HPr family phosphocarrier protein: protein MIIQEAVLRYNFHARPCAYFVNQTSKFEANITIVRGNRSGNGKSVISVMMLELAEGDKVKIVIDGNDEEEAMKKVVYLIENSLEKDW, encoded by the coding sequence GTGATTATACAAGAAGCTGTACTTAGATATAATTTCCATGCGAGGCCATGTGCTTATTTTGTTAATCAGACGTCAAAATTTGAAGCTAATATCACTATAGTCAGGGGTAATAGAAGTGGGAATGGTAAAAGTGTTATTAGTGTTATGATGTTGGAGTTGGCTGAAGGAGATAAAGTTAAAATTGTTATTGATGGAAATGATGAAGAGGAAGCCATGAAAAAAGTAGTTTATTTGATAGAGAACTCTCTTGAAAAGGACTGGTAG
- the flgK gene encoding flagellar hook-associated protein FlgK, with protein MQSSFFGLNVATQGLFTARTWLDITNHNITNAQTPGYSRQFGVQSACRPLPNNGIGMMGTGSEILKISQYRNKYLDTKFWSNSSHLGEYTVKNSQTSSIETILNEIKDTGISKQFDDMFDSLQKLSTDPSNESYKINFIDMAKSFSRFFNDIGDKMRSFQREANFSIKTKVDQINYCANQLATLNEQIENVEFSGAEANDLRDKRALIVDELSHIINVKVDERVDVNGKKTFSVLANGQKLVEGTKVNLLETKSREHLNNPEDEPGLYDIYWANGNKFDMTDPELEGELKGYIDMRDGNNGNNFKGVINSLTAASNIITVSNVNRADLPDKGEIKIDGVVYKYDSFTYDKGNNEVTFTLASNAPAGAKNVSMGEDLKYKGISYYTERLNNFVRTVAEKFNEIHRGGNNGTGGPLFTFKDYNPGDVVDYSKMTIDNFQFSSEIASDIDKLLTSSDPTSGESDNDIIKRMLDLKHDNDMFKTGEPGNYIQALIGELGIDKSQAASFEKGQVDLNLMINNQRLSYSGVDLNEETTNIIKFQQAYVISAQMIRVFDEIYDVTINRMGAN; from the coding sequence ATGCAATCGTCATTTTTTGGATTAAATGTGGCAACACAAGGTTTATTTACAGCAAGGACATGGTTAGATATAACTAATCATAATATTACTAATGCTCAAACTCCTGGTTACAGCAGGCAATTCGGTGTTCAATCAGCTTGCAGACCGTTACCTAACAATGGTATTGGAATGATGGGTACTGGTTCTGAAATATTAAAAATCAGTCAATACAGAAATAAGTACCTAGATACTAAGTTTTGGAGCAATTCCAGCCATCTTGGAGAGTATACGGTAAAAAATTCACAGACAAGCAGTATAGAAACAATTCTTAATGAGATAAAAGATACAGGTATATCAAAACAGTTTGATGATATGTTTGATTCATTGCAGAAATTATCTACAGATCCATCAAATGAATCTTATAAAATTAATTTTATTGATATGGCTAAGAGTTTTTCTAGATTTTTCAATGATATTGGAGACAAAATGAGGTCTTTCCAAAGAGAAGCAAATTTCTCAATAAAAACTAAGGTAGACCAGATTAATTATTGTGCTAACCAGTTAGCCACTCTTAACGAACAAATAGAAAATGTTGAGTTCTCAGGTGCAGAGGCAAATGACCTAAGAGATAAAAGAGCACTTATAGTAGATGAGTTATCACACATAATAAATGTTAAGGTGGATGAACGTGTAGATGTTAATGGTAAGAAGACTTTCTCAGTTTTAGCCAACGGACAAAAGCTTGTTGAAGGAACTAAGGTAAATCTATTAGAAACTAAATCAAGAGAACATCTTAATAACCCAGAAGATGAACCAGGATTATACGATATATACTGGGCAAATGGGAATAAATTCGATATGACAGACCCTGAGCTTGAAGGTGAGTTAAAAGGGTATATTGATATGAGAGATGGGAATAATGGTAATAATTTTAAAGGTGTAATAAATTCATTAACTGCAGCTAGTAATATTATTACAGTCAGTAATGTTAATAGAGCTGATTTACCAGATAAAGGCGAAATTAAAATTGATGGTGTAGTATATAAGTATGACAGTTTTACATATGATAAAGGAAATAATGAGGTGACTTTTACATTAGCTTCAAATGCACCAGCAGGAGCTAAAAATGTTAGTATGGGAGAAGATCTCAAATACAAAGGAATCTCATACTATACGGAAAGATTAAATAACTTTGTAAGGACTGTTGCTGAGAAATTCAATGAAATACATAGAGGTGGTAATAATGGTACTGGTGGTCCATTATTTACTTTCAAAGATTACAATCCTGGAGATGTTGTTGATTATAGTAAAATGACTATTGATAATTTCCAATTCTCCTCAGAAATAGCATCGGACATAGATAAGTTATTAACAAGTTCCGATCCAACTTCAGGTGAAAGTGATAACGATATTATTAAAAGAATGCTCGACTTAAAACATGATAATGATATGTTCAAAACCGGTGAACCAGGTAACTATATTCAAGCCTTGATAGGGGAGTTAGGAATAGATAAAAGTCAAGCAGCCAGTTTTGAAAAAGGTCAAGTCGATCTTAACTTGATGATTAATAATCAGAGATTATCATACTCTGGCGTTGACCTCAATGAAGAAACAACTAATATTATTAAGTTTCAACAAGCTTATGTTATATCAGCACAAATGATACGGGTATTTGATGAGATATATGATGTAACAATCAATAGAATGGGAGCTAACTAA
- a CDS encoding flagellar protein FlgN — translation MASLIEDLITTLEEEKQCYNRLLTIGETKTEFIIKGDISSLNELTKEEQQMASRVLRIDKKREEIINDIAIVTNKNPDELTINNLAVLLAKQEKEHTQLSSLKEDIKDVVENLQIINDRNKILLKESLDYIDFTMNAIQSESSMTNSNYEAQGNIYNSQDGRRFFDAKQ, via the coding sequence TTGGCTAGTTTAATAGAAGATTTGATAACAACTCTAGAAGAAGAAAAACAATGTTACAACAGATTACTAACAATAGGTGAAACAAAAACAGAATTTATTATAAAAGGTGATATCTCTTCTCTTAATGAATTGACTAAGGAAGAACAGCAAATGGCTTCACGTGTTCTTAGAATAGATAAGAAAAGAGAAGAAATAATTAATGATATCGCTATAGTAACTAACAAGAATCCTGATGAATTAACTATAAATAATTTAGCGGTTCTACTAGCCAAACAGGAAAAAGAACATACTCAGTTAAGCAGTCTTAAAGAGGATATTAAAGATGTAGTTGAAAATCTACAGATAATTAATGATAGAAATAAGATTTTATTAAAGGAATCACTTGATTATATTGATTTTACAATGAATGCTATTCAAAGTGAGAGTTCTATGACAAATAGCAACTATGAAGCCCAAGGTAATATATATAATTCGCAAGATGGTAGAAGATTCTTTGATGCTAAACAGTAA